In Flavobacteriaceae bacterium, the following proteins share a genomic window:
- a CDS encoding SPOR domain-containing protein, which yields MQLENYISDLLYRYECVIVPDFGAFLTQSISAKIEENNNTFYPPKKTLSFNEQLKSNDGLLANYIAEIEKIPYEIATKKITSKVKSLKSYLAQGETLSFDNIGELVLSNEEKLIFNPSYNLNYLTDAFGLSQFVSPSIIRESLKEEVETLEKVIPIAITPEKRRSKPYLKYAAIAITFIALGGLVASNYYVSQIEQHNQLAQQEANTQIENRVQKATFIIDNPLPSVTLNVTKQSGNFHLVAGAFRIEENCDKKLQELQDLGYSARKIGKNRYGLHQVVYSSYDTRVEAQRALYNIRQKYDRDAWLLVKKLK from the coding sequence ATGCAGTTAGAAAATTACATCAGCGACTTATTATATCGATACGAATGTGTAATTGTTCCAGATTTTGGGGCATTTTTAACACAATCCATTTCGGCAAAAATTGAAGAAAACAACAATACGTTTTATCCTCCAAAAAAGACTTTGTCATTTAATGAGCAATTAAAGAGTAACGATGGTCTCTTAGCAAATTATATTGCTGAGATTGAAAAAATACCATATGAAATTGCTACAAAAAAGATTACATCTAAAGTAAAATCTTTAAAGTCTTATTTAGCACAAGGAGAAACGTTATCGTTTGATAATATTGGAGAGTTAGTATTAAGTAACGAAGAGAAACTCATTTTTAATCCTTCTTACAATTTAAATTATTTAACTGATGCTTTTGGACTTTCTCAATTTGTATCACCTAGTATAATTCGAGAATCTTTAAAAGAAGAAGTTGAAACGCTAGAAAAAGTAATTCCTATTGCAATCACTCCTGAAAAACGTCGCTCTAAGCCTTATTTAAAATACGCTGCTATTGCTATTACTTTTATCGCTCTTGGAGGGTTAGTTGCTTCAAATTATTATGTTAGTCAGATTGAACAACATAACCAATTAGCACAACAAGAAGCCAATACTCAAATTGAAAATAGAGTACAAAAAGCGACCTTTATTATTGATAACCCACTCCCTTCTGTAACTTTAAATGTGACTAAGCAAAGTGGTAATTTTCATTTAGTGGCTGGGGCTTTTCGTATTGAAGAAAATTGTGATAAAAAACTTCAGGAATTACAAGATTTAGGATATAGTGCTCGAAAAATTGGGAAAAACAGGTACGGGCTACATCAAGTTGTCTATTCTAGTTACGACACTAGAGTAGAAGCACAGCGTGCACTCTACAATATTCGCCAAAAATATGATCGAGATGCTTGGTTACTAGTTAAAAAACTTAAGTAA
- a CDS encoding acyl-CoA thioesterase: protein MEVKYPKDSKSIMTDLVLPSETNPINNLFGGELLARMDRAASIAARRHSRRIVVTASVNHVAFNRSVPLGSVVTIEAKVSRAFNTSMEVYMDVWIEDRESGECLKANEAIYTFVAVDGSGRPVKIPELQPETEEEKVRFDGALRRKQLSLVLAGKMKPSDATELKALFFNEL, encoded by the coding sequence ATGGAAGTAAAGTATCCAAAAGATTCAAAAAGTATTATGACAGATTTAGTTTTACCTAGTGAAACTAACCCTATAAATAATTTGTTTGGTGGTGAGTTATTAGCTCGTATGGATCGTGCAGCAAGTATAGCTGCAAGGCGTCATTCAAGACGAATTGTAGTTACTGCCTCTGTAAATCATGTTGCATTTAATCGTTCAGTACCTTTAGGAAGTGTCGTTACTATTGAAGCAAAAGTATCTCGTGCTTTTAATACCTCAATGGAAGTTTATATGGATGTTTGGATTGAAGATCGTGAATCTGGTGAATGTTTAAAAGCCAATGAAGCAATTTATACATTTGTTGCAGTAGATGGCAGTGGTCGTCCTGTAAAAATTCCTGAATTACAACCAGAAACAGAAGAAGAAAAAGTGCGTTTTGATGGTGCATTACGTCGTAAACAGTTAAGTTTAGTACTTGCAGGCAAAATGAAACCTAGTGATGCTACTGAGTTAAAAGCATTATTTTTTAATGAGCTTTAA
- a CDS encoding peptidase M23, producing MITTRFAYKVSLMFFVVLFSCFLQAQSSKQRELESRRQNLQREIQQFATLLSQGKKEEKSITVKVEDINYKVTILQNLISVTNQQANLLTREINNNIKTISKLRDKLKILKEDYAKMIVKSYKSKSEQSKVMFLLSSTNFQQAYKRLQYIKQYANYQKEQGELIRKETLELQELNKNLVKQKESKQKLIEANRASKSRLDEELKEQKQLFASIRKDLNKYTSQIRTKRREADRLDKEIEKIIRDAIASSNAKAGKSSSSKTFALTSEGRALAANFISNKGKLPWPVERGVVKVRYGTQKSPINKSVPINSNGVRIATNKNAKVRSVFEGTVQSIIVPKNGNNTILIRHGDFFTIYKNLSKIFVKKGDKVFTKQQIGETLTNKADGETILGFLIWKDGKYQNPAYWIDNM from the coding sequence ATGATAACTACTCGATTTGCATATAAAGTGAGTTTAATGTTTTTCGTAGTATTGTTCAGTTGTTTTTTACAAGCACAGAGCAGTAAACAAAGAGAGTTAGAATCTAGACGTCAAAATCTTCAACGAGAAATTCAACAATTTGCAACACTATTATCGCAAGGTAAAAAAGAAGAAAAATCAATAACTGTAAAAGTTGAAGATATTAATTACAAAGTAACTATTCTTCAAAATTTAATTAGTGTTACTAATCAGCAAGCAAATCTGTTAACCAGAGAAATTAATAACAATATTAAAACGATTTCTAAATTAAGAGATAAATTAAAGATATTAAAAGAAGATTATGCTAAAATGATTGTAAAATCATATAAAAGTAAATCAGAGCAAAGTAAAGTAATGTTTTTACTTTCTTCTACTAATTTCCAGCAAGCTTATAAGAGGTTACAGTACATTAAACAGTATGCGAATTATCAGAAAGAGCAAGGAGAACTCATAAGAAAAGAAACTTTAGAACTTCAAGAATTAAATAAAAACTTAGTAAAACAAAAAGAGAGCAAACAAAAACTTATTGAAGCAAATAGAGCTTCAAAAAGTAGATTAGATGAAGAATTAAAAGAACAGAAGCAACTTTTTGCATCAATAAGAAAAGATCTAAACAAGTATACTTCTCAAATAAGAACAAAGCGAAGAGAAGCTGATAGATTAGATAAAGAAATTGAAAAGATTATTAGAGATGCGATTGCAAGCTCTAATGCTAAAGCTGGTAAATCTTCATCTTCAAAAACGTTTGCATTAACATCAGAAGGAAGAGCATTAGCCGCAAATTTTATATCCAATAAAGGTAAATTACCCTGGCCAGTTGAACGAGGTGTAGTTAAAGTACGTTATGGTACACAAAAGTCACCTATTAATAAATCTGTCCCTATTAATAGTAATGGAGTTAGAATAGCAACAAATAAAAATGCAAAAGTACGTTCTGTATTTGAAGGAACTGTACAAAGTATTATTGTCCCTAAAAATGGAAATAATACAATATTAATTCGTCATGGAGATTTTTTTACTATTTATAAAAATTTGTCCAAAATATTTGTAAAAAAAGGAGATAAGGTTTTTACAAAGCAGCAAATAGGAGAAACTCTTACAAATAAAGCAGATGGAGAAACAATACTTGGTTTTTTAATTTGGAAAGATGGAAAATATCAAAATCCAGCTTATTGGATTGATAATATGTAA
- a CDS encoding DUF4292 domain-containing protein: protein MTKLFKIGTLILVLLVTSCKSTKTVIASGELNSKISAKELIKEHQNTKANFKTLQSRVKIDYQEGEKSQGVTVTLRIERNKTIWISAPLGLVRAMATPDKVRFYDKINNQYFDGDYRLISELLGTEIDFSKLQNLLLGEAIYNLNNDKYNASINDEVYVLEPRKQQELFELFMLFHPNHFKVASLQISQPQEKRFLEVDYKEYQDVEKQKFPEIIKIIAVENTDEVNIDMELKSITLNQELRFPFRIPSGFEEIVIK from the coding sequence ATGACAAAGTTATTTAAAATAGGAACTCTAATACTCGTTTTACTAGTTACAAGCTGTAAATCGACTAAAACTGTAATTGCATCAGGAGAACTTAATAGTAAAATTTCTGCTAAAGAACTTATAAAAGAACATCAAAATACTAAGGCAAACTTTAAAACACTTCAATCTAGAGTAAAGATAGATTACCAAGAAGGAGAGAAATCTCAAGGAGTAACAGTAACACTTAGAATAGAGAGAAATAAAACAATATGGATTAGTGCCCCCCTTGGATTAGTAAGAGCAATGGCAACTCCAGATAAAGTACGTTTTTATGATAAAATAAACAATCAGTATTTTGATGGAGATTATCGTTTAATTAGTGAGTTATTAGGAACAGAAATAGATTTTTCTAAGCTTCAAAATCTCCTTTTAGGAGAAGCAATTTATAATTTAAATAACGATAAATATAATGCTTCAATTAATGACGAAGTTTATGTACTTGAGCCAAGAAAGCAACAAGAGTTATTTGAGTTGTTTATGCTATTTCATCCAAATCATTTTAAAGTAGCATCATTACAGATTTCACAGCCTCAAGAAAAACGTTTTCTAGAGGTAGATTATAAAGAATATCAAGATGTTGAAAAACAAAAATTCCCTGAGATTATTAAAATTATTGCTGTAGAGAATACGGATGAAGTTAATATTGATATGGAATTAAAATCAATAACTCTAAATCAAGAATTACGTTTCCCATTTCGCATCCCTTCTGGATTTGAAGAAATTGTGATTAAATGA
- a CDS encoding dUTP diphosphatase, with amino-acid sequence MTIKIINKSNHKLPHYETEASAGMDLRAYINESITLQPLERTIVKTGLFIELPIGFEAQVRPRSGLAAKKGITVLNSPGTIDADYRGEIGVILVNLSNKTFTIENGERIAQLIIAKHERAEWIEVDELSETFRGEAGFGSTGTK; translated from the coding sequence ATGACCATAAAAATCATTAACAAGTCCAATCACAAATTACCTCATTACGAAACTGAAGCTTCAGCGGGAATGGACTTAAGAGCTTATATTAATGAATCTATTACATTACAGCCTTTAGAACGCACTATTGTAAAAACTGGTTTATTTATAGAATTACCAATTGGTTTTGAAGCACAAGTAAGGCCTCGTAGTGGTTTGGCAGCTAAAAAAGGAATTACTGTTTTAAATTCGCCAGGAACTATAGATGCCGATTATAGAGGAGAGATTGGTGTAATTCTTGTAAACTTATCTAATAAAACCTTTACAATTGAAAATGGAGAACGTATAGCACAGTTAATAATTGCTAAACATGAGCGAGCCGAATGGATTGAAGTTGATGAGCTTTCTGAAACATTTAGAGGAGAGGCTGGTTTTGGGAGTACAGGAACAAAATAA
- a CDS encoding polysaccharide biosynthesis protein translates to MSALKTLFKQTFIYGLATVLPRMLSFLLVPLYTTEGVLSSTEAYGEVTLVFTYFVIFNVIIAYGMETAFFRFFHKEKDKNKVIGTASISLIISSFSFFALALFFQEQIASFINIDVKYIHLVIWILLLDALVIIPFAWLRAVEKPMRYAIIKIANVVINLGLNLFFLLALKHLANGDSIFNSIYKSNFEINYIFIANLIASGITLLLMLPFYIKIQLKFDKLLWKKMMRYGIPVLIAGVAFSINETFDRILLDYLLPKDISKNEIGVYSACYKLALFMTLFATAYRLGIEPYFFSHSKSENPQKNYARILEYFVIFGSVILLAVVIFVDVLKPIIIRSEAYWEAMWVVPIILIANFCLGIYHNLSVWYKITDRTKFGAYISVFGAIITLALNFWLIPIISYRGSAIATLSAYGCMMIASYYFGKKYYPIPYNLKKIGLYLILSIGFSIISFYKFRGDYIIGIPMLIVFLGIIYSFEIKELKQILRS, encoded by the coding sequence TTGAGCGCTCTTAAAACGTTATTTAAACAAACATTTATTTATGGTTTAGCCACGGTCTTACCTAGAATGCTCAGCTTTTTATTAGTGCCTTTATATACGACAGAAGGGGTTTTATCCTCAACAGAGGCGTATGGTGAAGTAACACTTGTATTTACATACTTCGTTATTTTTAATGTGATTATAGCTTATGGTATGGAAACTGCTTTTTTTCGTTTTTTTCATAAAGAAAAAGACAAAAACAAAGTCATAGGAACAGCTTCAATATCTTTGATTATAAGCTCTTTCAGCTTTTTTGCATTAGCATTATTTTTTCAAGAACAAATTGCAAGTTTTATTAATATCGATGTCAAATATATTCATCTGGTTATATGGATATTATTATTAGATGCATTGGTTATTATTCCGTTTGCGTGGTTACGTGCTGTAGAAAAACCTATGCGTTATGCCATTATAAAAATTGCTAATGTGGTAATTAATTTAGGATTAAATTTATTTTTCCTTTTAGCGTTAAAGCATTTGGCCAATGGCGATTCAATATTTAATAGTATTTACAAATCCAATTTTGAAATTAATTACATTTTTATAGCAAATCTTATTGCTAGTGGCATTACATTATTATTAATGCTTCCATTTTATATAAAGATTCAATTAAAGTTTGACAAGTTATTGTGGAAAAAAATGATGCGTTATGGCATTCCGGTATTAATTGCGGGAGTTGCATTTTCAATTAATGAAACGTTTGACCGTATATTATTAGACTATTTATTACCTAAGGATATTTCAAAAAATGAGATTGGTGTATATTCTGCCTGTTATAAGTTAGCACTATTTATGACATTGTTTGCTACAGCATATCGTTTGGGAATAGAACCTTATTTTTTTAGCCATTCGAAAAGTGAAAATCCTCAAAAAAATTATGCTCGTATTTTAGAATATTTTGTCATTTTTGGCTCTGTAATTCTTTTAGCTGTTGTCATTTTCGTAGATGTATTAAAGCCTATTATTATAAGAAGTGAAGCTTATTGGGAAGCCATGTGGGTTGTACCAATTATTTTAATAGCTAATTTCTGTTTAGGGATTTATCACAATTTATCTGTATGGTATAAAATTACAGACCGCACAAAATTTGGCGCTTATATTTCTGTATTTGGCGCGATTATTACATTGGCATTAAATTTTTGGCTTATTCCAATTATAAGCTATAGAGGGTCAGCAATAGCAACATTATCAGCGTATGGATGTATGATGATAGCATCCTATTATTTTGGCAAAAAGTATTACCCAATCCCATATAATCTTAAAAAAATAGGATTATACCTTATACTATCAATAGGGTTTTCAATAATATCCTTTTATAAATTTAGAGGGGATTACATTATAGGTATACCAATGTTAATTGTATTTTTGGGAATTATTTACAGCTTTGAAATTAAAGAATTAAAGCAAATACTTAGAAGTTAA
- a CDS encoding RNA polymerase sigma factor — protein MEDLESNFDKIYKNNYNKVNRLCLGYSNGDIMLAKDLTQEVFIKVWKNLSSFREESNVSTWIYRITVNTCLIYLRNEKEINTSNKIDNLKAIDEFPQTEDKYLKLKQLYECINSLNKDNKAIILLELEGVPQKEISEVMGLGHEAIRVRIHRIKNQLTKCVKK, from the coding sequence ATGGAAGATTTAGAATCCAATTTTGATAAAATATATAAGAATAATTATAATAAAGTAAATCGTTTATGTCTTGGTTATAGTAATGGAGATATAATGTTAGCTAAAGATCTAACTCAAGAAGTTTTTATTAAAGTATGGAAAAATTTAAGTTCATTTAGAGAAGAATCAAATGTATCAACTTGGATCTATAGAATTACGGTGAATACTTGTCTAATCTATCTTAGAAATGAGAAGGAGATAAACACTTCAAATAAAATAGATAATTTAAAAGCTATTGATGAATTTCCTCAAACAGAAGACAAATATTTAAAATTAAAACAACTTTACGAATGCATTAATAGTTTAAATAAAGACAATAAAGCTATTATTTTATTAGAATTAGAAGGAGTACCTCAAAAAGAAATATCAGAGGTTATGGGGCTTGGTCACGAAGCAATTAGAGTGAGAATCCATAGAATAAAAAATCAATTAACTAAATGCGTTAAAAAATGA
- a CDS encoding alpha/beta hydrolase has protein sequence MKTIKKTLVLLIILFSNTIITLNAQEKGFEVRVIGKGEPVLLFPGFTCTGDVWSEAVKELSKTNTCHIFTFAGFGGVKPIKKPWLPKIKESIINYISEKKLENATLIGHSLGGTLGLWLAINNNEFKKVIVVDALPSAGALMIPNFKSEDMVYDNPYNKQLLEMDAEGFEKMATLMSQGMALNKEKHAQIKDWILKSDRETYVYGYTDLLKLDLRTDISKIKIPVTILAATHPYGEETVKKTYTEQYKNLKAYTIKYAKASAHFIMYDQPKWLLNIIKTELE, from the coding sequence ATGAAAACAATTAAAAAAACGCTTGTATTACTTATAATTCTTTTTAGCAATACAATAATTACACTTAATGCACAAGAAAAAGGATTTGAAGTTAGAGTTATTGGTAAAGGGGAACCTGTTTTATTATTCCCAGGATTTACTTGTACAGGAGACGTATGGAGCGAGGCAGTAAAAGAACTATCAAAAACAAATACATGCCACATTTTTACTTTTGCTGGATTTGGAGGTGTAAAACCAATAAAAAAACCATGGCTTCCAAAAATTAAAGAAAGTATAATAAACTACATTTCTGAAAAAAAATTAGAAAATGCTACTTTAATTGGCCATAGCCTGGGAGGAACTTTAGGTTTATGGCTCGCTATAAATAATAATGAATTTAAAAAAGTTATTGTAGTAGACGCTTTACCTTCGGCTGGAGCATTAATGATTCCTAATTTTAAAAGTGAAGATATGGTTTATGATAATCCGTATAATAAACAATTATTAGAAATGGATGCTGAAGGTTTTGAAAAAATGGCTACATTAATGTCTCAAGGAATGGCCTTAAATAAGGAAAAACATGCGCAAATAAAAGATTGGATATTAAAATCAGATAGAGAAACTTATGTATATGGTTATACAGATTTACTTAAGTTAGATTTAAGAACAGACATTTCAAAAATAAAAATACCTGTTACAATTTTAGCAGCCACTCATCCTTATGGAGAAGAAACTGTTAAAAAAACATACACAGAACAATATAAGAACTTAAAAGCATATACTATTAAATATGCAAAAGCATCTGCTCATTTTATTATGTATGATCAACCAAAATGGTTATTAAATATAATTAAAACTGAACTCGAATAA
- the atpG gene encoding ATP synthase F1 subunit gamma translates to MANLKEIRNRISSVSSTMQITSAMKMVSAAKLKKAQDAITAMRPYADKLTELLQSLSATLDADTGSKFSTQREVNNVLIVAITSNRGLCGAFNSNIIKQTNTLINDAYAGKNTSVIAIGKKANDAFSKFDKIIANKSEVFDDLTFENVAEIAQMLMDKFVEGDFDKIEIVYNKFKNAATQIVMTEQFLPIVPVEDASNTNLDYIFEPSKVEIVEQLIPKSLKTQLYKAIRDSFASEHGARMTAMHKATDNATELRDQLKLTYNKARQAAITNEILEIVGGAEALNN, encoded by the coding sequence ATGGCAAACTTAAAAGAAATACGTAACAGAATATCATCAGTATCTTCAACAATGCAGATTACCAGTGCTATGAAAATGGTATCTGCTGCAAAGTTAAAGAAAGCACAAGATGCTATTACGGCAATGCGTCCATACGCAGATAAGTTAACAGAACTTTTACAAAGCCTAAGTGCAACTTTAGATGCAGATACTGGAAGTAAATTTTCTACTCAGAGAGAAGTGAATAATGTGCTTATAGTTGCAATTACTTCTAACAGAGGTTTATGTGGAGCATTTAATTCTAACATCATTAAGCAAACTAATACTTTAATTAATGATGCCTATGCAGGAAAAAATACTTCTGTAATTGCGATAGGTAAAAAGGCTAATGATGCGTTTTCTAAATTCGATAAAATTATTGCAAATAAAAGTGAAGTATTTGATGATTTAACTTTTGAAAATGTTGCTGAAATTGCTCAAATGCTAATGGATAAATTTGTTGAAGGAGATTTTGATAAAATCGAAATCGTTTATAACAAATTTAAAAATGCTGCAACTCAAATTGTAATGACAGAACAGTTTTTACCAATTGTTCCTGTTGAAGATGCTTCAAATACAAATCTGGATTATATTTTTGAACCATCAAAAGTTGAAATTGTTGAGCAATTAATTCCTAAGTCATTAAAAACACAATTATATAAAGCTATTAGAGATTCTTTTGCTAGCGAACATGGCGCACGTATGACAGCAATGCATAAAGCAACAGATAATGCAACAGAATTAAGAGATCAACTTAAATTAACGTATAATAAAGCACGACAAGCAGCAATTACTAATGAAATTTTAGAGATTGTTGGTGGTGCAGAAGCGTTAAACAATTAG
- a CDS encoding F0F1 ATP synthase subunit alpha: MAEVKPAEISAILKQQLAGFEASASLDEVGTVLTVGDGIVRAYGLANAQYGELVEFEGGLEGIVLNLEEDNVGIVLLGGSKGVKEGSTVKRTSRIASIKVGEGIVGRVVDTLGNPIDGKGPISGETYEMPLERKAPGVIYREPVTEPLQTGIKSIDAMIPVGRGQRELVIGDRQTGKTTVCIDAILNQKEFYDAGNPVYCIYVAVGQKASTVANIAKTLEEKGALAYTTIVAANASDPAAMQVYAPMTGASIGEYFRDTGRPALIVFDDLSKQAVAYREVSLLLRRPPGREAYPGDVFYLHSRLLERSAKVINNDAIAKEMNDLPESLKPIVKGGGSLTALPIIETQAGDVSAYIPTNVISITDGQIFLDGDLFNSGVRPAINVGISVSRVGGNAQIKSMKKVSGTLKLDQAQFRELEAFAKFGSDLDAVTLNVIEKGKRNVEILKQAQNDPFTVEDQVAIIYAGSKNLLKDVPVDKIKEFERDFIEFLNAKHRDVLDTLKAGKLTDEVTDTLLNVCNDLSGKYRA; this comes from the coding sequence ATGGCAGAAGTAAAACCAGCTGAGATATCAGCAATCTTAAAACAACAACTTGCAGGATTTGAAGCATCAGCTTCATTAGACGAAGTAGGAACAGTATTAACTGTAGGAGATGGTATTGTACGTGCTTATGGATTAGCTAATGCACAATATGGTGAATTAGTAGAATTCGAAGGAGGACTAGAAGGTATTGTACTTAATCTTGAAGAAGATAACGTAGGTATTGTATTATTAGGAGGTTCAAAAGGAGTAAAAGAAGGTTCTACAGTAAAACGTACATCTCGTATCGCTTCTATTAAAGTAGGAGAAGGTATTGTTGGTCGTGTAGTTGATACTTTAGGAAATCCTATTGACGGTAAGGGTCCTATCTCTGGAGAAACTTACGAAATGCCTTTAGAGCGTAAAGCTCCTGGAGTTATTTATCGTGAGCCAGTAACCGAACCATTACAAACTGGTATCAAATCTATCGATGCAATGATCCCTGTAGGTAGAGGGCAACGTGAATTGGTAATTGGTGACCGTCAAACTGGTAAAACAACAGTTTGTATAGATGCAATCTTAAATCAAAAAGAATTTTACGATGCAGGAAACCCTGTATACTGTATATATGTTGCTGTTGGACAAAAAGCTTCAACAGTAGCAAATATTGCTAAAACTTTAGAAGAAAAAGGAGCTTTAGCTTATACTACAATAGTAGCTGCAAATGCATCAGACCCTGCTGCAATGCAAGTTTATGCACCGATGACCGGAGCATCTATTGGAGAATATTTTAGAGATACTGGTAGACCAGCTTTAATTGTATTTGATGATTTATCAAAACAAGCAGTTGCTTATCGTGAAGTATCTTTATTATTACGTCGCCCACCAGGACGTGAAGCATACCCTGGAGATGTATTTTACTTACACTCTCGTTTATTAGAACGTTCTGCAAAAGTAATTAATAATGACGCTATTGCTAAAGAGATGAATGATTTACCAGAATCATTAAAGCCAATCGTAAAAGGAGGTGGATCTTTAACAGCATTACCAATTATTGAAACACAAGCAGGAGATGTATCTGCATATATCCCAACCAATGTGATCTCTATTACAGATGGACAGATTTTCTTAGATGGAGATTTATTTAATTCTGGTGTACGTCCAGCTATTAACGTAGGTATTTCTGTATCTCGTGTTGGAGGTAATGCACAGATTAAATCAATGAAAAAAGTATCTGGTACTTTAAAATTAGATCAAGCACAATTCCGTGAATTAGAAGCATTCGCGAAATTTGGTTCTGATTTAGATGCAGTTACTTTAAATGTAATTGAAAAAGGAAAGCGTAATGTTGAGATTTTAAAACAAGCTCAAAACGACCCGTTTACTGTAGAAGATCAAGTTGCAATTATTTATGCTGGATCTAAAAATTTATTAAAAGATGTTCCTGTAGATAAAATAAAGGAATTTGAAAGAGATTTTATCGAATTCTTAAATGCTAAGCACAGAGATGTTTTAGATACTTTAAAAGCAGGTAAATTAACTGATGAAGTTACAGATACATTATTAAATGTATGTAATGACCTTTCAGGAAAGTATAGAGCTTAA
- the atpH gene encoding ATP synthase F1 subunit delta, whose protein sequence is MAGTRAAIRYAKAVLSLASDQNTADAVNNDMRLITNTISENTDVSEMLNSAVIKSETKKTALLSIFPNLNTISTGLFDVLVSNKRLNILGDITSKYSVLFDELNGKEVALVTTAIPMTDDLEIKVLGKVKELSSKSVTLKNIVNENILGGFILRIGDQQYDASVSNKLNKLKREFTLN, encoded by the coding sequence ATGGCAGGAACAAGAGCAGCAATACGTTACGCAAAAGCGGTATTAAGTTTAGCTTCAGATCAAAATACAGCAGATGCTGTAAATAATGATATGAGGTTAATCACGAATACTATCTCTGAGAATACAGATGTAAGCGAAATGCTTAATAGTGCTGTTATTAAATCAGAGACAAAAAAAACAGCATTATTGTCTATTTTCCCTAACTTAAATACAATTAGTACTGGATTGTTTGATGTATTAGTGTCAAATAAAAGACTAAATATTTTAGGGGATATTACATCAAAATATAGTGTGTTATTTGATGAATTGAATGGCAAAGAAGTGGCGTTAGTAACAACAGCTATTCCGATGACGGATGATTTAGAAATTAAAGTGTTAGGAAAAGTAAAAGAGCTTTCAAGTAAATCTGTAACGCTAAAAAATATAGTAAATGAAAACATTTTGGGTGGTTTCATTTTAAGGATTGGAGATCAGCAATACGATGCTAGTGTTTCTAATAAACTTAACAAACTTAAAAGAGAATTTACATTAAATTAA
- a CDS encoding F0F1 ATP synthase subunit B, whose translation MEQLLENFSLDLFVKQTILFVLLIGLMIKFAWKPILKALNDREENIQGALDAAAAAKLEMENLQADNQKLLKEARAERESMLKEARDIKNKMIEDAKEEAKVAAGKLITQAQETIQTEKKAAIAELKGQVANLSIEIAEKVVREELSNKDKQVKLVESMLGEATLN comes from the coding sequence ATGGAACAATTATTAGAAAATTTTTCACTGGATCTATTTGTAAAGCAGACAATTCTTTTTGTTTTGCTTATTGGCTTAATGATTAAGTTTGCTTGGAAACCTATTCTAAAAGCTTTAAATGATCGCGAAGAGAACATTCAAGGAGCGCTAGATGCAGCAGCAGCAGCAAAATTAGAAATGGAAAACCTTCAAGCTGATAATCAAAAGTTATTAAAGGAAGCTCGTGCTGAACGTGAATCAATGCTTAAAGAAGCACGTGATATCAAAAATAAAATGATTGAGGATGCTAAAGAAGAAGCAAAAGTAGCAGCAGGTAAATTAATAACTCAAGCACAAGAGACTATTCAAACAGAAAAGAAAGCTGCTATTGCTGAATTAAAAGGTCAAGTAGCTAACCTATCTATAGAAATTGCAGAAAAAGTAGTTCGTGAAGAATTATCTAACAAAGATAAACAAGTAAAATTGGTTGAATCTATGTTAGGTGAAGCAACATTAAACTAA
- the atpE gene encoding ATP synthase F0 subunit C, translating into MSLAIVQEATSLVPNLVGAGLIVIGAGIGLGQIGRGAMEGIARQPEATNKIQTAMIIIAALLEGLAFAAIFLGK; encoded by the coding sequence ATGTCTTTAGCAATTGTTCAAGAAGCAACTTCATTAGTTCCTAACCTAGTTGGTGCTGGTTTAATAGTAATCGGTGCTGGTATAGGTTTAGGTCAAATTGGTAGAGGTGCTATGGAAGGAATCGCTCGTCAACCGGAAGCAACTAACAAAATTCAAACTGCGATGATTATTATTGCAGCACTTTTGGAAGGGCTTGCATTTGCAGCTATTTTCTTAGGAAAGTAA